The Candidatus Edwardsbacteria bacterium genome has a segment encoding these proteins:
- the hutU gene encoding urocanate hydratase: MPKMIHSPHGTRISCQGWQQEAAMRMLMNNLDPAVAERPEDLIVYGGNGRAARNWDCYQAIIKSLKKLKEDETLLVQSGKPVGILQTHPHCPRVLIANSNLVPHWANWDYFRKLEALGLIMYGQMTAGSWIYIGTQGILQGTYETFGALAQKHFGGTLKGKWVLTGGMGGMSGAQPLSVTMNEGVILDVEVDPSRIQKRLDSGYCDVMVDDLDKALKLVFEYVKKGEPLSIGLVGNCAEVHPELVRRGVIPDVVTDQTSAHDELNGYVPHRMTLAQANELRKNDPEAYKRKSYEAMAIHMQAMLDMQKQGAIAFDYGNNIRGQAVKHGVKNAFDVPGFVPEYIRDLFCEGKGPFRWAALSGDPRDIAVTDEAVLKLFPKNAHLARWIKMAQKKVHFQGLPARICWLGYGERDKAGLLFNDLVKKGKIKAPIVIGRDHLDCGSVASPNRETEAMKDGSDAIADWPLLNAMVNVASGASWVSIHHGGGVGIGYSIHAGQVTVADGTKEMAKRIERVLTNDPGMGILRHVDAGYGIAKQVAKKKKVKIPMMK; the protein is encoded by the coding sequence ATGCCCAAGATGATCCATTCCCCCCACGGCACCAGGATCTCCTGCCAGGGCTGGCAGCAGGAAGCTGCCATGCGGATGCTGATGAACAACCTGGACCCGGCGGTGGCCGAGAGGCCGGAGGACCTGATAGTCTACGGCGGCAACGGCCGGGCGGCCCGCAACTGGGACTGCTACCAGGCCATCATCAAGTCCCTCAAGAAACTTAAGGAGGACGAGACACTGCTGGTGCAGTCCGGCAAGCCGGTGGGCATCCTGCAGACCCATCCCCATTGCCCCCGGGTGCTGATCGCCAACTCCAACCTGGTGCCCCATTGGGCCAACTGGGATTATTTCCGCAAGCTGGAGGCGCTGGGCCTGATCATGTACGGCCAGATGACCGCCGGCAGCTGGATATACATCGGAACCCAAGGCATTCTCCAAGGCACTTACGAGACCTTCGGGGCCCTGGCTCAAAAACATTTCGGCGGCACTCTAAAGGGAAAGTGGGTGCTGACCGGCGGCATGGGCGGGATGTCCGGGGCCCAGCCCTTGTCCGTTACCATGAATGAGGGCGTGATCCTGGACGTGGAGGTGGACCCGTCCCGAATCCAGAAGCGCTTGGACAGCGGTTACTGCGATGTGATGGTGGATGATCTGGACAAGGCCCTAAAGCTGGTCTTCGAATATGTAAAAAAGGGGGAGCCCCTTTCCATCGGTCTGGTGGGCAATTGCGCCGAGGTGCATCCGGAACTGGTGCGGCGGGGCGTGATCCCCGACGTGGTCACCGACCAGACCTCGGCCCACGACGAGCTGAACGGCTACGTGCCGCACCGGATGACCCTGGCCCAGGCCAACGAATTAAGAAAGAACGATCCCGAAGCTTATAAGCGGAAATCCTACGAGGCCATGGCCATCCACATGCAGGCCATGCTGGACATGCAGAAGCAGGGAGCCATCGCCTTCGACTACGGCAACAATATCCGGGGCCAGGCGGTGAAGCACGGGGTCAAGAACGCCTTCGACGTGCCGGGATTCGTGCCGGAGTACATCCGCGACCTGTTCTGCGAGGGCAAGGGGCCGTTCCGCTGGGCGGCGCTGTCCGGAGACCCCAGGGATATCGCGGTGACCGACGAAGCGGTGTTGAAGCTTTTCCCCAAGAATGCCCATCTGGCCCGCTGGATCAAGATGGCCCAGAAGAAAGTGCATTTCCAGGGCCTGCCGGCCAGAATATGCTGGCTGGGATATGGTGAACGCGACAAGGCCGGCCTGCTGTTCAACGACCTGGTGAAAAAGGGAAAGATCAAGGCTCCCATCGTCATCGGCCGGGACCACCTGGACTGCGGCTCGGTGGCCTCGCCCAACCGCGAGACCGAGGCCATGAAGGACGGCAGTGACGCCATCGCCGACTGGCCGCTGCTGAACGCCATGGTCAACGTGGCTTCCGGGGCCTCCTGGGTCTCCATCCACCACGGCGGGGGAGTGGGGATAGGGTATTCCATCCACGCCGGCCAGGTGACGGTGGCCGACGGGACCAAGGAGATGGCCAAGCGGATAGAGCGGGTGCTGACCAACGACCCGGGAATGGGCATTCTGCGCCACGTGGACGCGGGATATGGCATTGCCAAGCAGGTGGCGAAAAAGAAAAAGGTCAAGATACCGATGATGAAATGA